One window from the genome of Salvia miltiorrhiza cultivar Shanhuang (shh) chromosome 7, IMPLAD_Smil_shh, whole genome shotgun sequence encodes:
- the LOC130992801 gene encoding LOW QUALITY PROTEIN: uncharacterized protein LOC130992801 (The sequence of the model RefSeq protein was modified relative to this genomic sequence to represent the inferred CDS: deleted 1 base in 1 codon), which translates to MAKSGSAAIGSEAKERITARLSIIEDLYFPRKVQPADAANPSLRKSLLLDLLSTDAPVFLERYGSKLSLEELNHFDVLRDDYEINWHLNNLRRIMSPTEKDKKSRSAKIKNRRLAYMDKLMVDGHYFSEDAMREREPYLHHEYVGKFQDPSGRNMARPGERWSETLMRRSEEAILVEKIRGEQQRLGVAQSDWVGNEEEEEEEEEEEEEEEEEEEEKKKKKMEVEQNHNAEMRAANHLVADSSSVEEMQDRMEQFMYVMQQKFMSGEDHQHVDYSKIDEDETLDDHWMKEANQDAEEKYFDDV; encoded by the exons ATGGCGAAATCCGGTAGTGCTGCAATAGGCAGTGAAGCTAAGGAGAGGATAACAGCCAGATTGTCT ATCATCGAAGATTTGTACTTTCCCCGCAAGGTACAACCTGCTGATGCAGCTAACCCATCACTCCGCAAGTCCCTCCTCCTTGACCTTCTCTCCACCGACGCCCCCGTCTTCCTCG AGCGTTATGGGTCGAAATTATCGCTGGAGGAGCTTAATCACTTTGACGTGTTGAGGGATGATTATGAAATCAATTGGCACCTTAACAACCTCCGGAGAATTATGAGCCCAACAGAGAAGGATAAGAAGTCTAGGTCAGCAAAGATCAAGAATCGTAGGCTAGCATATATGGATAAGTTAATGGTAGATGGGCATTATTTTTCAGAAGATGCAATGAGGGAAAGGGAACCTTATCTGCATCATGAGTACGTAGGGAAGTTTCAGGATCCAAGTGGTAGGAACATGGCGAGGCCTGGTGAGCGGTGGTCAGAGACACTTATGAGACGATCAGAAGAGGCGATATTGGTGGAGAAGATCAGAGGAGAGCAACAGAGGTTGGGTGTGGCTCAAAGCGATTGGGTTggaaatgaagaagaagaagaagaagaagaagaagaagaggaagaggaagaggaagaggaagaagagaagaagaagaagaaaatggaa GTGGAGCAAAATCACAACGCTGAGATGAGAGCTGCAAACCACTTGGTTGCAGACAGTTCATCTGTGGAGGAAATGCAAGATCGGATGGAGCAGTTCATGTATGTAATGCAGCAGAAGTTCATGTCCGGGGAAGACCATCAGCATGTCGACTACTCGAAAATCGATGAGGATGAAACATTGGATGATCATTGGATGAAAGAAGCTAATCAAGACGCTGAAGAAAAGtattttgatgatgtttga